A window of Candidatus Thermoplasmatota archaeon genomic DNA:
GAACAGGGTACGCGCACGATCTTGATCGCAGCGGGATACACCAGGCGGCTCATACCTGCCAGGTCGGCGCCTGCATAGGAGCACCAGTTGCACAGAAACGCCACGATACGCGGCTGCCACTCTGATGGTTCACTTGAATCACTTGTTTCCTGTATCATACTACCTTACCCATGAATCGCATTAATCGCGGCAAAGAGTTGGTCATCTCGATACCCCTGCACCTCAATGCTCTTAGAGCGACACGTTGCGGCGCAGACACCACACCCCTGACAAAGGCCTTCATTGATAAAAGCCACCGTAGCGATGGGATTGCCTTTGTTGTCTGTTAATTC
This region includes:
- a CDS encoding 4Fe-4S dicluster domain-containing protein, which encodes ESVAQAGAAASKALGLISHKRLSREPTIGIVDESSCNGCFECEGVCAYGAIGPRELTDNKGNPIATVAFINEGLCQGCGVCAATCRSKSIEVQGYRDDQLFAAINAIHG